The following are from one region of the Nicotiana tomentosiformis chromosome 7, ASM39032v3, whole genome shotgun sequence genome:
- the LOC138895896 gene encoding uncharacterized protein, which produces MYRALSEQQDEALKDLPTIQAELEKAQKKASSVKREHADLVKNVMIFEAKNEKLLVMTNNATLQVKVKIDLIDQLWVEMDEVKATSEALRGRMDPLASNKEATKEELVSIKDQLLVEKDEADKWSRLNDELQAQLNSAVIEWDALSQEYTALRSKLKATSIDSSNVEEMLAQYKADVEIVEAL; this is translated from the coding sequence ATGTATAGGGCTCTCAGTGAGCAACAAGACGAGGCTCTTAAGGATCTCCCAACTATCCAGGCCGAGCTGGAAAAAGCTCAGAAGAAGGCATCGTCCGTGAAACGGGAGCATGCCGATCTGGTCAAGAATGTAATGATCTTTGAGGCTAAAAACGAGAAGCTACTCGTGATGACTAACAACGCAACTTTGCAGGTCAAAGTGAAGATAGACTTGATTGACCAGCTTTGGGTTGAGATGGATGAGGTCAAAGCCACGTCCGAGGCGTTGAGGGGCAGGATGGACCCGCTGGCTTCAAACAAAGAGGCTACAAAAGAGGAGCTGGTATCCATCAAGGACCAGCTCCTGGTGGAAAAGGACGAGGCCGATAAGTGGTCTCGGCTAAATGATGAACTCCAGGCACAGCTGAACTCAGCCGTCATAGAATGGGATGCCCTCAGCCAAGAATACACTGCGCTGAGGTCCAAATTGAAGGCAACTTCGATCGATTCCTCCAATGTCGAGGAAATGCTAGCGCAGTATAAGGCTGATGTGGAAATAGTTGAGGCCCTTTAA